The genomic stretch TAAAATACCAGCTAACATTAGTGCCAAGGACTGATCCTGGATCCGGAGAGGAGAGGGCGGCCCGAATGTCTGGCCCGGAAAGGAGGGTGTGTCGGGTCCAGGGCGACAGAACCGGGACCAGGGTCTAGGGGTCAGTTTGGGCCGAGCCCAGCAGATTCGTGGGTCCAGGCCATGCGTGGCCAGGACGGCCCTCGGCATTCCTACCTTTGAGCGAGGTTTCCACCAGGCGCAGGTAAAGCTGCGAGCTCTTGTTGCCGTGGCTCATACGCTGGGCTAGCCCGTTGCGCTGCAGGACGCACTCCTCAAACTGCACGACGTTTTGGTGGCGCCGCTTGAGGCTGGTCAGGGCCCAGAATTCGGCCAGCGCCAGCTCCACGTTCTCGGGGGCGTCGCAGCGGATCTTCTTGACCGCCACCCGGGCCCCGCTGCGCCCGGCCACTGCCTCGTACACCACGCCGTAGCTGCCGCGCCCGATCTCCGCCAAAAGGCTGTAGCGCGGCCGCGCCGACCCGCCGCCGCCCTCCGGCCGCCGCCGCGCCAGGTAGGCCTCGCCCGGGGCCTCGGCCGCCACCGGATCCATGGCCTGGGCCACCGCCGCCGGCCTCAGCTTCGCGCTGAGCGCCCGCGGCACTGGGCTTCGCCTTTTCCGCTCGGGGCTTTGTGTACCTCTGCGGGCGCCGTCCTCCTCCCCCGTTTCCATGGTTGCGGGCGGCGGGGGGAGCAGCAACGGCGCTGCCCGGGACCCCCCTGCCTCATCCCTCCGTCCGGTCCCGGGACGCGGAGGAGCGGGACCCTGGATTGTGACCTGCGGGCGAAAGAATCGGTTAAGCGACCAGGCCGAGGCCGGGAGGCAAGCAGCGCAGGCCTCAGGGCGTCCCACCTCCTCCTccggccgccacggcccctttaAGACGGAAGCCACGGTTGCTGACTaaacgggggaggggagggggaagcgggAAAGACGAAACCACGGGGCACTGGCTCAGAGGGGGAGCcggaaagaaaagcagaaactcCCCGCCTTTTCAGTTAATTTATTGTATAGCAATACGAGAAACAAGGACTCGGAGCTTTCGCGACTTATGAAAATCACCCTTAAGAAGAAATTCGGACTGTGGAAATCTTCTTTTCCGCTTGGCTCCCTCAGGGATGCCCCTCCCCGCGTCCCACCCTGTGTTCTCCCGGGTGTAAACAGTCCATTGAATTAAGCCGGAGTGGAGCCCAGCGGACCGACCCAAGTCCCGCCGGGCTGCGGGTGTAAGGGGTTGGCTTAAAAGTTCGGAGTCCCTCCTGAGCGCGCCCAACCGGGGACGCAGCTGCCCGCCCCAGACGCCCGAGGCGGCGGGCGTAGTTCCAGCTTGGGTGCAACCTTTCACTTCGCGGACCGCGCCCTTACCTGGCCTGCGCCCTTCCACTTCCGGGCAGCGCGTTTCCCCCCTAAGGCCCCCAGCTGGGGATGGTCCGCTCCGGGCCAGGGCTGCTTCGGGTACCTAGCCGCGCGAGAGACCGTGGCCCGGGTCGGGCGTGCGACAGAACCTGCTACTGCACGGGTGACGGCAGCGGTGCTCTCGGGGGACAACTGGGCGTCAGGACTCCCGCGGCTCTCCACGTGTTCGCGCCAGCTGAGCCCTTTACGTAACCTTTTTATATAAGCCGCACGTCCCGCCCGCACTCGGGCCAGCGGGGGCTCCTGGTGGCCCATTCCCCGGGAGGGCAGCCGAGTACGGCGCCGCCGGGGTCCTGCCAAGGTCGGCCGACCAGCAGCAGCCGGGCTAACCCACGCGGGGCCGGGGCCCAATCACAGGCGAGAACACCCAACCAACAAAAAACAGGCGCCAAATTCCCGCGATCAGGCTGCGGCCTCCGGTCTCCGCAGCCGCCTGAGCACCGCAACCTCCTCTCTTCCTCGCCTGCGCTGCGTGAAGAGGAGCTGCACCCAGTAGGCCCTAATAAATACTGATTGGTTGATTGGATTGGTCGGTTTAATTGATTCATAGGTTTTGCCTGGGAACCGCCCGCACTGGGATGGAATCCACGCCCCGTCTCCTATTAAGCCCCTTGATCCTGGGCAAAACATTGCCCcacttggagcctcagtttccccttctgaaaAATGGGTAGACTCGGCCTTGCCTCCCAGGGTTGATAgacccaaataaaaaatatatataaatatatattatataaaatattaatatataaatattaacatataaatatttagattttGATATAAATCTAAAGTGGCTAATTGGGTGCAGAGCTGAGAGTGCTGAATGTAAGCTCCATTTagacatgaatttttaaatattttgtttactgCTTTGTACCTCAGTGCCGAGTAGGTGCTCCATATTTATAAACTGAATCTACAGATATTGAGTGCCTGTAATGTACTAGGCACCGTTTTTGTTCTAAATTGTTGGGGAAAGAGCGGTGAACAAGACAGTCTCTACCTTAGTTGAGGTTCTGTGCCTCGTCAAATCGTATGGGTGACTGTGCAAATAACACTTTCTTGTGTCTCttgttctcatctgtaatatgggaagAACCGTAGTTGAAGGATTCACTGAGGTTAGACagttaaagcacttagaataggaCAGGGCCTTGCACACATtaaatgttagatattattaaataaatacaaaagatcattTTTGACAATGTAACTGTAATAGAGGAAAAGAATGAGCTAAAGAGTGCCTGGAGGTTGGGGACAGGCCACTTTTGTTAGTGTGGTCACTAAAAACTTAACTTTTTTTggataaaatttcaaatttacatataaattacaAGAATAGTAAAGAATCTCATATTTTTAACCataataataatttgttatattttactacatttgcATTATCATATTCTCTTGTGTATTTGTttgtgtatgtattatatataatatgtatttgtactttcttttcccccaaaaccACTTTAGAGTAAATTTCAGACATCATTCCCCTTTAATCCCTAAATATTTCTGTGTGTTCTTCCTAAGAACATGGATATTCTCTTGCACAATCTcagtacaattatcaaaatcaaGAATTTTGACAATAATACAGTTCTTTAATATGTCTTCCATATTTAAATTTTGCTAATTGTCCCAATAATATAGCTATTCCCTATGATCCAATCAGGATCACTTTGCATTTAGTTTTCATGCCTCCAGATTTTCCTTTACTCTAGAAAGGCAGTTAATTACTCAGCTTTTCTGTGTCTTTTATGACcttaacatttttgaagagtattgGTGAGTTATTTTGTAGATGTCCCTAAGTTtaggtttgtctgatattttctcatgattagaattaggttatgcatttttggtaGGAATGGCACTGAAAGGAGTTGTGTCCTCAGTGTACCACATCAGGAGGCACATGGCATTTTTTTATTCCAATGCTGATGATGTTCactttgatcatttggttaaggtggtgtctgccaagGTACTCCACTGAAAAGTTacaatttttccctttgtaattattAAGTGTCTTGTGGGAAGATATATTTGAGACTATCCTGTTCTTCATCAGACTCTCACCCACTGTTTTTAGCATTCATTTATGGTTCTTGCCTGAGTCAATTACTCCCATGGTTACAAAATGCTGATTGGAAGgcctctgtattagtttgctagggctgccataacaaaataccactgacTGGATGGcttaacaggaatttattttctcacagttgtggaggctagaagtccaagatcaaagtgttggcaggtttggtttctcctgagacctCTGTCCTtagtttgcagatggctgccttctggctgtgtcctcataAGACATTTTCTCTGTGGGgatatcttttcctcttcttataaggacacagtcctattggattagggcctaccctaaCTGGctcatttaacttaatcacccCTTTAAAGACTTTATACCCAAATGTATTAATGatacattctaaggtactgggggtTGTGAATTCCACATATGATTTTGgcaagggtggggaggggggaattaAGTCTATACCAGTCTATAACAATTAAATCTATAACAGTGACACGAGCTGAGACCTCAAGCCAGCCATGCTAAAACTAGTGGAaaggcatttcaggcagagggagtaAGTACAGAAGCTGTGAGGAACATGATTGATGTCAAATTTAAGCCAATGGGTgagaatgtgaaatggtacaaccactttggaaaaaaaaggttcggcagtttcttataaagttaaatatatatctaCCCTATAGCCCAGTAATTGCAtgcctaggtatttacccaagataaatgaaaacttgTGTTCACGAATACACTTGCATAAGAATGTTTATAGTGGCTTTTTCTATAAGTCTCAAACTGGAAAACACTCCAGTGTTCATCAATAAATGAAGGGATAACCAAATCGTGGTATTTTTGTACCAAGAAATGCTGttcagtggggggaaaaaaaaaaggaatgaagtattgatacaacatggatgaatcaaaataattatgctaagtgaaagaagtcaagaaCAAAAGGGTATATACTGGATTATTCTATATACAATtcttgaaaatgcaaactaatttatggtgacagaaagcagattagtagttggggtggggaagaggggatGGAATACGAAGGGACTTGAGAAACTTTTTGAGGGGATGGATATGTTTGTTATCTTGAAATTACCTTGTGATACTTTCAAGGGGGGAATGTGTTCAAAATACTTCAAATTGTACACTGTACAGTTTAAATAAGTGCAGTTTTTGTACGTCAGTTTTACAGctttacctcaataaagttgtaaaaaaaaaatggggaaaaagagtacatactattTGATTCCATTAATGTAAGGTCAAGCTACACTGATCTATGGTGGCAGAAATCTTATCAGTGGTCATCTTTGGGTGGGAATTACTGCTAAGGGGCAGTAATGCATACCAACTAGAAGAACATTCCATGTCAGGGGgaagagcaggtgcaaaggccctgagatgtaGCACCcaaagaggccagtgtgactggagcgCAAGGAATAGGGAAGAGTAGTGGGAAGCAGAATGGTGATGCTTCCTTCCCATCCCCGCTACTTCAGGGGGTGAGAACACCCAGGGGCAGCTGGCCCTGTGGTGGCGGGGAGGGGTTCTCTGGGAAAGCAGTAGGCTCTGGGCTGGGAAGGAAAGGTTGGGTGAGTGGAGGAGTGTGGAAGGGATGGAAGCTGGGAGAAGTCTGAGACTGCTCCAGTGGGCTGTGTCAGAGGGTAGTGGGAATGAGGAGGGGGCTTGGGAGTTGAGGGTTGGGGGCTGGAGGTGGCACAGGGCCATGGCAGAGAATCGTCTGAAATGGCGGTTGTAGCAAGGGAGCTGAGGATGGGAAGGGGTTAAGGGGAGAGAAGCTGATATGGGATATGGGAGGGGCTGTGGATGTTCTGAAGGACAGAAGCTTGAGGTGGGTGCCTCAGTGGAGGGTGTACTCTTGAGTGGGGGACGCTggggagggctgtggggaggCTATGCCATTGGCTTGAACTCCCCTCGCATGATGGAACTGGATTTCAGAGGCTCCAGGAGGGCTGTCTCCAAGAAAAACTGGAGCCTGTCATGCTTCCTAACAGCCTAAAGCTCACAACAATTACAGGGAGATACGGTTGACCCCATTTTATGAATGGGAAGATTGAACCTTGGAAGCTGTCACATTACAAGCAAGTGGAGTAGCTGGAATCTGATCCCCAGCAGCCTTGGGTTTTGGTGCCCAAACTCTTAACTTTGACACAAACCGGGGTTCTCCAGCTGAAGTGCACCTCAGCGTCACCTAGATTGCTGGATCCCACCCCAGAGCGGCTAACCAGTTAAGTCCTGGGTAGGGCTTGATTATTTTCATGTCTCACTaggtcccaggtgatgctgatgctaaTGTTGTTGGTCAGGGaagcacactttgagaaccactgcattacACTAAACTGCCCCTGGACTGAGCACAAAGCTGAGGCAATTATAGAGGATTGGAGTTCTGGCAAAGAGTTTGAGGATGGATTGGAGCTACTCACAGAAAACTAAGCAAGTAAGCCAAGGTGATTATTAAAGccaagaaaacaaagacaatttaTAAGAAGAACATTGTAATCATCATAAACTACAACACTCAGCTggaaataatattacattgtcaTTATAACGTAAGAACAGTACATTGATTTAACCAGAAATTATGATATAATTATTTTGGGAAAATTGGAGAGggaaggtatgtgtgtgtgtgtgtgtgtgtgtgtgtgtgtgtgtgtgtgtgtgtgtgaaagagagagagagagagagagagagaaactaaatATTTATTCTCCATAGCTGTAAGTTAATAGAAAaggtctaaaattttaaaatcttgaagtGACACCATAGTCAGGTATAAAGAAGTAACCATAGAATGAGTTACTGCTTCATGGGATGGGACTTAGTGGTGAGAAAGGGGATTTTTGTTATAAGCCTTGTAATAGTATCTAACTCGTAGTAGTAATTAACTCTTAaacattatgtatatttattacttggattgaaattgaaattaaaaataagagtggGTGTGGGCTTTGGCCACCACTGAAACAGCCTGTCAGCTTGGTGGCGCTGTTCAGCTTCTGGCCATGAGGTGCTCCTCTTGTCCTTGAATCACCTAGAAGCATCTGGAGGGCTACAAGTAGTACGTACCGAAATCACACCCTGGGGACACCACACTAGAGACATTGCACCCAGTGAGACTCAACAGAGAGGGCCTCTTGTTTATTTAACAGGGGTCTGAGTCACAGAAAACAAAGATGGAAGCAGATACAGCCACCCTGTTTCCCAAACTTAATGGATTGTTCTCATTTCACATGTTCTTCCCATCAGCCACTTCAGGGCTCCGAAATTCCaacctttcctcctctcccttctgggAATGTCATAGAAATTCTTTGTCAGGCTATCATCTGAGTATTTGCTGCAGAAGATTGGTTGCTAAGTTCTTAAGAGTTGTTTATGGTTTTTAGAAAGATAAAGGAATACAGTGAGCTAGCAGGGCAAAGTCCTTGATTCTATAACTACTGGGACATTCAAAATAAACTATTGGGGAATCTGCTTGAAATGTACACAACCATAAGGCACCAAAGTACACTCATTGATCAAAGTATGAAGCATACAGCCTTTTAGGAAGGCAATTTGAAAATTTATTgtctattaatatatttaaaaatccatacaCTTTGAACCAGCAATCTCATTTCTACGATTTATCCTATAGAAATACTTACCCATTAGTGGAACAATATATGTGCTGCAAGAATTTTTATTGTGGTcatttgtaataataaaatattagaaatactcAAGTGCCAGAGACGGGATTAGTTACATACAGCCACATATTTGAATATAATGTAGCCATCAAAAAGGAGTTAGCTCTGTATATGCTACAGAACAAGTATTCACAACATATTGTATATGTTGTGAACAAGTATTCACAACATATTGttatataaaaaggaaatgtaaactaGGATCTATAGTATAAActcaaattttgtttaaatatgtataaatagttGCTAGCCTTCATTGAGTTGTTTCTCTGTATTGGGAGCTGTCCTAAGTGCTCTgtacatattaatttatttattacaatACACTGTAGGGTAAGTttcattattatctccattttccatagaaactgagacacagagaggttatgtgacttTTTCAAGGCCATAGCACTAAGAAGTGATGGAGCTTGGTTTCAAACCAAGGCATACCTGATTCCAAAGCTCATGGTACTTACATGTTACATGTACTTACATGTTAGTTTCTACATACATAAAGGAAACATTTGGATAAATAATACTCTAGATGCCAAGAAGAATTCTCTCTAGGTGATTCTTTCAACACTTCTGTATTATTTGAACcttttatgtacatatttttggTATTAGTTTTTAAGTACTTTTTTGTAGAtatgaaaaaacaataaaattcagtttaaaaagaaTGTGCAATAATGTAGACTGCATCTCATCACTCATTTGCTCAGTGAGTACTGATTAAGTTCCTACTGTTTGCTGGATTAGGGACTGAAATGAATGAAACCCAGTTCCTGTGATGGAGGAACATAGAGTCTTGTGAGGACCAGAAAGAAGCAGCCAGTGCTCAGTCTTTTCTGGGTCTATTGCACTGTGACTTTCCTTTAGATTTTGGTTGGCCAGAGAGAAATGAGCCTGCACCATAGGTATCAACACTCAAAATTTCCTCTTTCAACTAATGGAACCAGGTGCTATGCAGGGCCTGAACATTATACACTGTCTTTCTTCCTCTATAGAACTTACTATTGGTTCAACCAACATTTAGTGGGCATTAGGCCCTGTGTGTGAGTTGGGGATccagagatgaataagacaagTTCTCTGCTGGTAAAATCTGGTGTTGTGAGGAAAACTGCTATGTTTCTAAATAGTTATAGTTTTCCATTGGTGAAAATAATGATTCCAACAAACATTTAAGAAGTACTTACTAGACACTGATTCATACACTTCTTACATATACTAATTTACTGAATTCTTAACCCTCTGAGATACTATTGATATTATTATCTCtgtattacagatgaggaaactgaggcacagagagtttaggcaacttgcccaagatcacacaggtagGATGTGGATGATCAGGAAATTCCAATCCAGGTAAATGCTTAGAACAGCACAACCAAACAGCCCAGCTTGTGGGAGAGCAATCATGATAAAAATAGTATTAACAACTGTAACAGTACCTGTCACAAACCACACAGAGCTTTGTGGGTTTTAAGTGTTTGTACATACATGTCTCAATGTTAGGTGATCCCCAATATAAAGTGATCCTCCCATATTTCACAATGAGAAGGttgcaaaaaaggaaatatttgggGGGCCATCTTGAATATATAAATTCTTAAGGCTGTAGATGAAATAATCAAATGTCtatgtataatatttaatttattattttaggtaTGCACATGTTTTCaagattattaatatattatttaaataatgttatttaaatatattatatattaataactaatatattaatttagaaatattgggtttttttcctaatCTGACACTTTACAAAACAGCTTTACTTCATCTTGTCCTGTGAATCTTTGATCTCATATCTTTATTATCACTAGGGATAGTTTCTGAATCACCCAACGCACTTTCTAGATCACATACATTTCACTCCTAATTTGTTTGTGATCCAGGACTTTCTGAGCCTTTATATAATGCTGTCATTGAAATATTTTATCCTTAAAGTCCCAGTTCACTCAATCTTAGGAcagtattgtttttctgtttgcccTATTGGTTTATATTTGTGATCACAACATCCTAACATTTAATGGATTACTTTTAA from Balaenoptera acutorostrata chromosome 15, mBalAcu1.1, whole genome shotgun sequence encodes the following:
- the STK35 gene encoding serine/threonine-protein kinase 35, translating into MGHQEPPLARVRAGRAAYIKRLRKGLSWREHVESRGSPDAQLSPESTAAVTRAVAGSVARPTRATVSRAARYPKQPWPGADHPQLGALGGKRAARKWKGAGQVTIQGPAPPRPGTGRRDEAGGSRAAPLLLPPPPATMETGEEDGARRGTQSPERKRRSPVPRALSAKLRPAAVAQAMDPVAAEAPGEAYLARRRPEGGGGSARPRYSLLAEIGRGSYGVVYEAVAGRSGARVAVKKIRCDAPENVELALAEFWALTSLKRRHQNVVQFEECVLQRNGLAQRMSHGNKSSQLYLRLVETSLKGERILGYAEEPCYLWFVMEFCEGGDLNQYVLSRRPDPATNKSFMLQLTSAIAFLHKNHIVHRDLKPDNILITERSGTPILKVADFGLSKVCAGLAPRGKEGNQDNKNVNVNKYWLSSACGSDFYMAPEVWEGHYTAKADIFALGIIIWAMIERITFIDSETKKELLGTYIKQGTEIVPVGEALLENPKMELHIPQKRRTSMSEGIKQLLKDMLAANPQDRPDAFELETRMDQVTCAA